The following are encoded in a window of Lacinutrix sp. WUR7 genomic DNA:
- a CDS encoding AAA family ATPase, producing the protein MIKSNLLKITKDLENNENQLQNNEAVQGCLMVKTANKWIDEAKHRPIPNMLFGEFWYENELAILFADTNIGKSILAVQIADSLSRGEGIHGFKLECKPKKVLYLDFELSDKQFENRCSEDYKNHYVFHENFLRAELNDVLELPKNHNSIEDYLCESLEEAITRNNASVLIIDNLTYLNNDNEKAKYALHLMKLLKKLTKSKSVSILVLSHTPKRDASTPITKNDLAGSKMLMNFCDSSFAIGASSLDHSFRYVKQIKQRNTEHLYHSENVVLCQINKECNFLKFQFVDFAVEADHLKSAGTTTIEDRDAKMFDLINQGLSNVKIGKELGISESTVRQRRLKHNI; encoded by the coding sequence ATGATTAAATCTAATCTATTAAAAATTACAAAAGACCTTGAGAACAATGAAAATCAGCTTCAAAATAATGAAGCTGTTCAAGGTTGTTTAATGGTAAAAACAGCTAATAAATGGATTGATGAGGCAAAACATCGCCCCATTCCTAATATGCTGTTTGGAGAGTTCTGGTATGAAAATGAATTAGCAATATTATTTGCTGATACAAATATTGGAAAGTCAATATTGGCAGTTCAAATTGCCGATAGTTTAAGTAGAGGTGAAGGTATACATGGCTTTAAGTTAGAATGTAAGCCTAAAAAGGTGTTGTATTTAGATTTTGAATTATCGGATAAGCAATTCGAGAATCGTTGCTCTGAGGATTATAAGAACCATTATGTTTTTCATGAAAATTTTTTAAGAGCAGAATTAAATGATGTTTTAGAATTACCTAAAAATCATAATTCTATTGAAGATTATTTGTGCGAATCTTTAGAAGAGGCAATAACTAGAAACAATGCCAGTGTTTTAATTATTGACAACCTTACGTATCTAAATAACGATAACGAAAAAGCCAAGTATGCTCTTCATTTAATGAAGTTACTTAAAAAGCTTACGAAGTCTAAATCTGTTTCTATTCTTGTTTTATCACATACTCCAAAGCGTGATGCATCTACACCAATTACAAAAAATGATTTAGCAGGAAGTAAAATGTTAATGAATTTTTGTGATAGTTCTTTTGCTATTGGTGCAAGTTCTCTAGATCATTCCTTTAGATATGTAAAACAAATTAAACAACGTAATACAGAGCATTTGTATCACAGTGAAAACGTTGTTTTATGCCAAATAAATAAAGAATGTAATTTTTTGAAATTTCAATTTGTTGATTTTGCAGTAGAGGCAGATCACTTAAAAAGTGCGGGTACAACTACTATTGAAGATAGAGATGCAAAAATGTTTGATTTAATAAATCAAGGTTTATCCAATGTAAAAATTGGTAAAGAGTTAGGTATTAGTGAGTCTACAGTTAGACAAAGAAGATTAAAGCATAATATCTAA
- a CDS encoding DUF6371 domain-containing protein gives MKDKYKYILDTSSKKYHCPNCNKKTFVRFMDSETKQYINNIDGRCDRESKCGYFKKPNVNKRITSIVSNCNTKRITPTYHNENVISTYGKDYKRNHFVTYLLKHFVPFDVKNAIKKYFIGTTSHWSGATVFWQVDQNMKVKAGKIMLYDCNTGKRVKKPFNHISWMHKKPQLNGFVLQQCLFGLHNLCDYNKGDTLCIVESEKTAIIMSMVFPSNLWLATGSKSNFKEEILQPVKEFKIIAYPDKSEYQNWLNKSKSMMGNGFNISCSSLLEGLDLEEGSDLVDFLF, from the coding sequence ATGAAAGATAAGTATAAATATATATTAGATACATCTAGCAAAAAGTATCATTGCCCAAATTGTAATAAAAAAACGTTTGTTCGTTTTATGGATTCTGAAACAAAACAATATATAAACAATATAGATGGTAGGTGTGACAGGGAAAGTAAATGTGGCTATTTTAAAAAGCCTAACGTAAATAAACGTATCACATCTATAGTTAGCAATTGTAATACAAAACGTATTACGCCTACGTATCACAATGAAAATGTAATATCAACCTATGGCAAAGATTATAAACGTAATCATTTTGTTACTTACTTGTTGAAACATTTTGTTCCGTTTGATGTAAAAAACGCCATAAAGAAATATTTTATAGGTACTACAAGTCATTGGAGTGGCGCTACAGTTTTCTGGCAAGTAGATCAAAACATGAAAGTGAAAGCAGGTAAAATAATGTTATATGATTGTAATACAGGAAAACGTGTAAAAAAACCGTTTAATCATATTAGTTGGATGCATAAAAAACCGCAATTAAACGGTTTTGTATTACAACAATGCTTGTTTGGTTTACATAATCTATGCGATTATAATAAAGGAGATACTCTATGCATAGTAGAATCTGAGAAAACCGCAATTATTATGAGTATGGTATTTCCTTCAAATTTATGGTTGGCTACAGGAAGTAAATCTAATTTCAAAGAAGAAATATTACAACCAGTAAAAGAATTTAAAATTATAGCTTATCCAGATAAATCAGAGTATCAAAATTGGCTTAATAAATCTAAATCAATGATGGGGAATGGATTCAATATTAGTTGTAGTAGCTTATTAGAAGGTTTAGATTTAGAAGAGGGTAGCGATTTGGTTGATTTTTTGTTTTGA
- a CDS encoding class I SAM-dependent DNA methyltransferase, which produces MTATVQFQTEVKNLIDSLKGICSNYGLGNDGDEYKIITQVFLYKFLNDKFAYEVKQLNPELAKAKKWQKAIEALPDEDYEMLTLQLNADTAVLQPQHFISHLFDIQNKPDFAKTFDDTLMDIAIQNNDIFSVKTTGGSKEPLFERISEIVETAERNAFCKAIVNQLVDFSFEHIFNEKYDFYATIFEYLIKDYNNDSGGTYAEYYTPHAVAKIMASIMVTEDNIQDVTCYDPSAGSGTLLMNLAHAIGEDKCTIYSQDVSKKSSKLLRLNLILNNLVHSLQNVVRGNTILSPYHKDDNNELQKFDYIVSNPPFKLDFSEYRDDLDSKENNERFFAGIPNIPKSKKSSMSIYSLFLQHIMHSLTKTGKAAIVVPTGFITAQSGIDKKIREKMVESKMLAGVVSMPSNIFATTGTNVSIVFLDKTNTDDVVLIDGSNLGTKIKEGKNQKTVLSEAEEQQIIDIFNNKEVIEDVSVIVSYDDIKTKNYSLSAGQYFEVKIEYININVNEFDSKIKNFESNLNQLFFENKTLEAEIQNNLKNLSL; this is translated from the coding sequence ATGACAGCAACAGTACAATTTCAAACAGAAGTAAAAAACCTAATAGACAGCCTTAAAGGTATTTGTTCTAATTATGGTTTAGGTAATGATGGAGACGAATATAAAATCATAACACAAGTATTTCTATATAAGTTTTTAAACGACAAATTTGCTTACGAAGTAAAACAATTAAATCCTGAATTAGCGAAAGCTAAAAAATGGCAAAAAGCAATTGAAGCATTACCTGATGAAGATTATGAAATGCTAACCTTGCAGTTAAATGCAGACACAGCAGTATTGCAACCGCAACATTTTATTTCGCATTTATTCGATATACAAAACAAACCAGATTTTGCTAAAACGTTTGATGATACTTTAATGGATATTGCCATTCAAAATAATGACATCTTCTCAGTAAAAACAACAGGAGGTTCTAAAGAACCTTTATTTGAGCGTATTAGTGAAATTGTAGAAACAGCAGAACGTAATGCGTTTTGTAAGGCAATTGTAAACCAATTAGTAGATTTTAGTTTCGAGCATATTTTTAATGAAAAGTACGACTTCTATGCTACTATTTTTGAATACTTAATAAAAGACTATAATAACGATAGTGGTGGTACGTATGCGGAATATTACACGCCTCACGCAGTAGCTAAAATTATGGCTTCTATAATGGTAACGGAAGATAATATTCAAGATGTTACTTGTTATGATCCAAGTGCAGGATCAGGAACGCTTTTAATGAATTTAGCGCACGCTATTGGTGAAGATAAATGTACTATTTACTCACAAGATGTTTCTAAAAAATCATCCAAATTATTACGTTTAAATTTAATCTTAAACAACTTAGTACACTCATTACAAAATGTAGTACGTGGTAATACTATTTTATCGCCTTATCATAAAGATGATAATAACGAATTACAAAAGTTTGACTATATCGTATCAAACCCACCTTTTAAGTTAGATTTTAGCGAGTATAGAGACGATTTAGATAGTAAAGAAAATAATGAACGCTTTTTTGCAGGTATTCCAAATATTCCAAAAAGTAAAAAGAGTAGTATGTCTATTTATAGTCTGTTTTTACAACACATTATGCATAGCTTAACAAAAACAGGAAAAGCAGCTATTGTAGTGCCTACTGGTTTTATTACTGCGCAATCAGGTATCGATAAAAAGATTAGAGAAAAAATGGTGGAAAGCAAAATGTTAGCAGGTGTGGTAAGTATGCCATCTAATATTTTTGCAACTACAGGTACAAACGTTTCTATTGTCTTTTTAGATAAAACAAATACCGATGATGTAGTTTTAATTGATGGATCTAATTTAGGAACAAAAATAAAAGAGGGTAAAAATCAGAAAACAGTATTATCGGAAGCTGAAGAACAACAAATTATTGACATTTTTAATAATAAAGAAGTTATTGAAGATGTATCTGTAATTGTATCGTATGATGATATAAAAACGAAAAACTACTCTTTAAGTGCAGGTCAATATTTTGAAGTTAAAATTGAGTATATAAATATTAATGTTAATGAATTTGATTCTAAAATAAAAAACTTTGAAAGTAACTTGAACCAATTATTTTTTGAAAATAAAACTTTGGAAGCTGAAATTCAGAATAATCTTAAAAACTTATCACTTTAA
- a CDS encoding type I restriction endonuclease subunit R — MKFNEDSRVKIPSILHLTRLGYKYLSLKGAVWNEETNIFTDIFIDSIQKINHDLDKDEAKRLLSDVSLLLDNEDLGKAFYERLSQKTGHKIIDFENFENNTFNVVTELTYKNGDEEFRPDIILLVNGLPLVFIEVKKPNNREGIIAERNRINKRFQNKKFRRFVNITQLMVFSNNMEYDSDDVDTVQGVFYASPSYHKPIFNYFREEETFDLESLLLPENDATENEVLKDNNLVIIKHSPEFLTNKDSNTPTNRVSTSLFSKDRLSFVLQYAIAYVNESSGLQKHIMRYPQLFATKAIENKLNEGIRKGIIWHTQGSGKTALTYYNVKFLTDYYQKQNVIPKFYFIVDRLDLLIQAKREFTSRGLTVHIVNSRTEFVADIKSKAALHNERGNAEITVVNIQKFSDDAKIVTEQDYDINIQRVYFLDEVHRSYNPEGSFLANLEQSDKNAIKIGLTGTPLLGTEYNSKTLFGDYIHKYYYNASIADGYTLKLIREEIASNYKMVLEQALKEIKVLQGDVPKKKIYADARFAEPMLDYIVEDFESFRLMNNDASVGAMVVCDSSDQAKMLFEIFNNKYRDSDAIVLDKVAEERESYGDKKRESYKVKKAALILHDIGTKEERKQEVEDFKDGKIDFLFVYNMLLTGFDAKRLKKLYIGRLIKKHNLLQTLTRVNRTYKDYKYGFVVDFADIKAEFDKTNKDYFEELQEVLGDEMEHYSNIFKSKEEIQEEIADIKEILFHYDTLNAENFSQQISQISDRKKMLGLVKALGNAKSLYNLIRLFGHYELLEKVDFKKLSVLYREANNHLQLLNQKEALENNIDTTNLLNVALEDVIFMFNKVGEEELILADQLKDTLRKTREELASNFDKKDPEFVSLYDELERLFKKKKLNEVTQEDMKANIGALKEIHAKILELNRQNKLLQVKYDNDPKYCRIHKRLVEKGGLTKRESQLFEALQSVKSEADLQVIQNSRLLQNEGYLDKMMIKLVINQFVKQNNIKLNPETSKFINNLVVQEYTNEFHGRTA; from the coding sequence ATGAAATTCAACGAAGATTCAAGAGTCAAAATACCATCAATATTACATCTTACAAGATTAGGGTACAAATATTTATCGTTAAAGGGAGCAGTTTGGAATGAAGAAACAAACATATTTACAGATATATTTATTGATAGCATCCAGAAAATCAATCACGATTTAGATAAAGACGAAGCTAAAAGACTATTAAGTGATGTTTCATTACTATTAGATAATGAAGATTTAGGAAAAGCGTTCTATGAGAGATTAAGTCAAAAAACGGGACATAAGATTATTGATTTCGAAAACTTTGAAAACAATACATTTAATGTAGTTACAGAACTAACTTATAAAAACGGAGACGAAGAGTTTAGACCAGATATAATTCTTTTAGTTAATGGTTTGCCTTTAGTTTTTATAGAAGTTAAGAAGCCGAATAATAGAGAAGGTATTATTGCCGAACGAAATAGAATAAACAAAAGATTCCAAAATAAAAAGTTTAGACGTTTTGTAAACATTACACAGTTAATGGTATTCTCTAATAATATGGAATACGATAGTGATGATGTAGATACAGTTCAAGGTGTATTTTATGCTTCACCATCATATCACAAACCAATATTTAATTATTTCAGAGAAGAAGAAACGTTTGATTTAGAAAGTCTTTTATTACCTGAAAATGATGCTACAGAAAACGAAGTTTTAAAAGATAACAACTTAGTTATTATTAAACATTCACCAGAGTTTTTAACCAATAAAGATTCCAATACACCAACAAATAGAGTCTCTACTTCTTTATTCTCTAAAGATAGATTGTCTTTTGTGCTACAGTATGCAATAGCTTATGTAAATGAAAGCTCAGGCTTACAAAAACACATAATGCGTTATCCGCAATTATTTGCAACAAAAGCAATAGAGAATAAATTAAATGAAGGCATAAGAAAAGGAATTATTTGGCACACACAAGGAAGTGGAAAAACAGCATTAACATATTACAATGTTAAGTTTCTGACAGACTATTATCAAAAACAAAATGTAATACCAAAATTCTATTTTATAGTAGATAGATTAGATTTATTAATTCAAGCGAAAAGAGAATTTACAAGCAGAGGTTTAACCGTTCATATTGTTAATTCACGTACCGAGTTTGTAGCAGATATTAAATCTAAAGCAGCATTACATAACGAAAGAGGAAACGCAGAAATTACAGTAGTTAATATTCAAAAGTTTTCAGATGATGCTAAAATAGTAACAGAACAAGATTACGATATTAATATTCAACGTGTTTATTTTTTAGACGAAGTACACCGTAGTTATAATCCTGAAGGTAGTTTTTTAGCAAATTTAGAACAGTCAGATAAAAATGCTATTAAAATTGGATTAACCGGTACACCATTATTAGGTACAGAGTATAATTCTAAAACCTTGTTTGGTGATTATATTCATAAATATTATTACAACGCATCTATTGCAGATGGTTATACACTAAAACTAATTAGAGAAGAAATAGCATCTAATTATAAAATGGTTTTAGAACAAGCCTTAAAGGAAATTAAAGTATTACAAGGTGATGTTCCTAAAAAGAAAATCTATGCAGATGCACGATTTGCAGAACCAATGTTAGATTACATTGTTGAAGATTTTGAAAGTTTTAGATTAATGAATAACGATGCATCAGTTGGTGCAATGGTAGTTTGTGACAGTTCAGATCAAGCTAAAATGTTATTTGAGATATTCAATAATAAATATAGAGATAGTGATGCTATTGTTTTAGACAAAGTAGCAGAAGAAAGAGAATCTTACGGAGATAAAAAAAGAGAAAGCTATAAGGTTAAAAAAGCAGCTTTAATTCTTCACGACATAGGTACTAAAGAAGAACGAAAACAAGAAGTAGAAGATTTTAAAGATGGTAAAATAGATTTTCTTTTTGTTTACAATATGTTATTAACTGGTTTCGATGCTAAAAGGCTAAAGAAATTATACATAGGTCGTTTAATTAAGAAGCACAATCTATTACAAACATTAACCAGAGTAAACAGAACATATAAAGATTATAAATATGGTTTTGTAGTTGATTTTGCAGATATTAAAGCAGAGTTTGATAAAACCAATAAAGACTATTTTGAAGAACTTCAAGAGGTTTTAGGTGATGAAATGGAGCATTACTCTAACATCTTTAAATCTAAAGAAGAAATACAAGAAGAAATAGCAGATATAAAAGAGATATTATTTCATTATGATACTTTAAACGCTGAAAATTTCTCACAACAAATTTCTCAAATATCAGACCGTAAAAAAATGTTAGGTTTAGTAAAGGCTTTAGGTAATGCTAAAAGTCTGTACAATCTAATTCGTTTATTCGGGCATTATGAGTTGTTAGAAAAAGTAGATTTTAAAAAGCTTTCAGTATTATATAGAGAAGCTAATAATCACTTGCAATTACTAAATCAAAAGGAAGCATTAGAAAACAATATAGATACTACCAATCTATTAAATGTAGCTTTAGAAGATGTTATTTTTATGTTTAACAAAGTTGGGGAAGAAGAACTAATATTAGCAGACCAACTAAAAGATACACTTCGTAAAACAAGAGAAGAATTAGCAAGTAATTTTGATAAAAAAGACCCTGAATTTGTAAGTTTGTATGATGAATTAGAGCGTTTGTTTAAGAAGAAGAAATTAAACGAAGTAACGCAAGAAGATATGAAAGCTAATATTGGAGCGTTAAAAGAAATTCACGCAAAAATATTAGAGTTAAATAGACAAAATAAACTACTACAAGTTAAATATGATAACGACCCTAAATACTGTCGTATACATAAACGTTTAGTAGAAAAAGGTGGTTTAACAAAAAGAGAAAGCCAATTATTTGAAGCCTTACAATCTGTTAAAAGTGAAGCAGATTTACAAGTAATACAAAATAGTCGTTTACTTCAAAATGAGGGCTATTTAGATAAAATGATGATTAAATTGGTAATTAATCAATTTGTAAAACAAAACAATATTAAATTAAATCCAGAGACTTCTAAATTCATTAATAATTTAGTAGTGCAAGAATATACTAACGAATTTCACGGGCGTACAGCTTAG
- a CDS encoding DUF4062 domain-containing protein — translation MAKKKKDIKIMVGSTVYGFEDQLSQIVAQLQQLDYTVLNSHNGSIKVNPKLSNLENCLKAVEECDLFLGIIRPYYGTGNIGDKNITFEEIKKAIELKKPYWFLVHRDVTFGRLLRGKLRLKKGDAIIAKDDDKYNDLSIIVDKNKFFDERTIEIYEYVIENHIPVTLRNGNWAQEFYRLDEMLTYIITQFSDKSFVEGIINEIQEADGE, via the coding sequence ATGGCTAAAAAGAAGAAAGACATAAAAATTATGGTAGGTTCTACTGTTTATGGTTTTGAAGACCAACTATCCCAAATAGTAGCGCAATTACAACAATTAGATTATACTGTTTTAAATTCTCATAATGGTAGTATAAAAGTAAATCCTAAATTATCTAATTTAGAAAATTGTCTTAAAGCTGTAGAAGAATGTGATTTGTTTTTAGGGATTATACGACCTTATTATGGTACAGGAAATATTGGAGATAAAAACATAACCTTTGAAGAAATTAAAAAAGCGATTGAACTAAAGAAGCCATATTGGTTTTTAGTTCACAGAGATGTTACGTTTGGTCGTTTATTACGTGGTAAATTACGTCTTAAAAAAGGAGATGCAATTATTGCAAAAGATGATGATAAATACAACGATCTTTCTATAATTGTAGATAAGAATAAATTTTTTGATGAACGGACTATTGAAATATATGAGTACGTTATAGAAAATCATATTCCAGTAACATTACGAAATGGTAATTGGGCACAAGAGTTTTATCGTTTAGATGAAATGCTAACTTATATTATTACTCAGTTTTCAGATAAAAGTTTTGTTGAAGGTATAATTAATGAAATACAAGAGGCGGATGGAGAATAG
- a CDS encoding RNA-binding domain-containing protein, translating to MENSFIINNLLQKEESVRLEFKTNAHITTIAKTITAFINTEGGDLLIGVADNKQIIGVNNAQRLRNRIQHQLIDTIRPNAPISSQVIRYKGKDLVLISVWEGANKPYQYKGQIFTRENDRTKLSSQDILKELISERKAADFHWERRSVLGASLSDLDKDEINKTIEYYKDFKSDVYFEDEEDFLIQMGLMQNGHYTNACIVLFAKSPMLFIPQSKIRITVYPSDSTGDRFLNDRIFDDNLFNNITGVLSFLDATFGKSISVDGIHRKEKLNYPLLALREGLLNAMVHRDYNSVNGFLQISIFSDRTEIANYGGLPEGITLRDLRREHNSILRNPDIAKICFIRRYIEMLGSGTLRMINDCKNNKFKTPSWKQNNNITTVVFPELKVTLKNSEGISEGIGEGIKSRLKEVFKDESEGIKNELITIYELIDSTSGLKTKDIAAVIDKGLSTTERYLKKLKDGSFVEYVGSLKTGSYTIKNN from the coding sequence ATGGAGAATAGTTTTATTATAAATAACTTATTACAGAAAGAAGAGAGTGTACGTTTAGAGTTTAAAACGAATGCGCATATAACTACTATTGCCAAAACTATAACCGCTTTTATTAATACAGAAGGTGGTGATTTATTAATTGGTGTTGCTGATAATAAACAAATAATTGGTGTAAATAATGCTCAAAGGTTAAGAAATAGAATACAACATCAATTAATTGATACTATTAGACCTAATGCACCGATTTCATCGCAAGTAATAAGATATAAAGGTAAAGACCTTGTGTTAATAAGTGTTTGGGAAGGAGCAAATAAACCATATCAATACAAAGGTCAGATTTTTACTCGTGAAAATGACAGAACTAAACTATCAAGTCAAGATATACTAAAAGAACTAATTAGTGAGCGTAAAGCAGCAGATTTTCATTGGGAAAGACGTTCGGTTTTAGGTGCTTCTCTTTCAGATTTAGATAAAGATGAAATAAACAAAACTATTGAATATTATAAAGATTTTAAATCTGATGTTTATTTTGAAGATGAAGAAGATTTTCTAATTCAAATGGGATTAATGCAAAACGGTCATTATACGAACGCTTGTATTGTGCTGTTTGCAAAATCACCTATGCTATTTATTCCGCAGTCTAAAATAAGAATTACAGTATATCCATCAGATAGTACAGGAGATAGATTTTTAAACGACCGTATTTTTGATGATAATTTATTTAATAACATAACTGGTGTATTAAGTTTTTTAGATGCAACTTTTGGTAAAAGTATTAGTGTTGATGGTATTCATAGAAAAGAAAAATTAAACTATCCTTTATTAGCTTTAAGAGAAGGTTTACTAAATGCAATGGTGCATAGAGATTATAATTCTGTTAATGGTTTTTTACAAATCTCAATTTTTTCTGATAGAACAGAAATTGCTAATTATGGTGGTTTGCCAGAAGGTATTACATTAAGAGATTTAAGAAGAGAACATAATTCTATACTACGTAATCCAGATATTGCTAAAATATGTTTTATAAGAAGGTATATTGAAATGCTTGGAAGTGGTACTTTAAGAATGATTAATGATTGTAAAAATAATAAGTTTAAAACACCTTCTTGGAAACAAAATAATAATATTACTACAGTTGTTTTTCCGGAACTTAAAGTAACTCTTAAAAATAGTGAGGGTATAAGTGAGGGTATAGGTGAGGGTATAAAAAGTAGACTAAAAGAAGTTTTTAAAGATGAAAGTGAGGGTATAAAAAATGAGCTTATTACTATTTATGAACTTATTGATTCTACTTCTGGTTTAAAAACCAAAGATATTGCTGCTGTTATAGATAAAGGGTTATCTACTACAGAGCGTTATCTTAAAAAATTGAAAGATGGAAGTTTTGTTGAATATGTAGGTTCTCTAAAAACAGGTAGTTATACAATTAAGAATAATTAA
- a CDS encoding restriction endonuclease subunit S — protein sequence MELVELRSVADVITGFPFKSKFYGGKGIRTVRGENITEGKLRWDSIKCWNEPFDKKEYYSLKENDIVIGMDGSKVGKNKARIKKNDLPLLLAQRVACVRAKKHYDQVFLFYCINNPRLEDYVARIQTGSSVPHISKTQIENFQIPYLELSTQKQIAKVLSDLDYKIEINNKINTELEAMAKLIYEYWFVQFDFPDANGKPHKASGGKMVYNKKLKKEIPEGWQDKTIADWIEKDKSGDWGKESAQGNYTEQVSCIRGADINGLNGNGVVKAPERFILEKNTHKLLEEGDLIIEMSGGSPTQSTGRMAFITQETLERFENPLICSNFCKAVTLKDEIYLYNFVYQWQRLYDAGVLFGWEGKTSGIKNLLFESFVTNYNTVFPKKDIVEKFYQKIKPIHAKKQKNLRENQKLADLRDWLLPMLMNGQVTVKEAKELINQAAEPQENYG from the coding sequence ATGGAGTTAGTTGAGCTTAGGTCTGTTGCTGATGTTATTACAGGATTCCCTTTTAAAAGTAAGTTTTATGGGGGTAAAGGTATAAGAACAGTAAGGGGGGAAAATATTACTGAAGGTAAATTAAGATGGGATTCTATAAAATGTTGGAATGAACCATTTGATAAGAAAGAATATTATAGTCTGAAAGAAAATGATATTGTTATTGGAATGGATGGTTCAAAGGTTGGTAAAAATAAAGCTAGAATAAAAAAAAATGATTTACCGTTATTGTTAGCTCAGCGTGTTGCTTGTGTAAGAGCAAAAAAACATTATGACCAAGTTTTCCTTTTTTATTGCATTAATAATCCAAGACTTGAAGATTATGTAGCTAGAATACAAACTGGTTCTTCAGTTCCTCATATTAGTAAAACACAAATTGAAAATTTTCAAATACCATATCTAGAATTATCGACACAAAAACAAATAGCCAAAGTTTTGTCTGATTTAGATTATAAAATAGAAATAAACAACAAAATCAATACAGAGTTAGAAGCAATGGCAAAACTTATTTACGAGTATTGGTTTGTACAATTTGATTTTCCAGATGCTAACGGTAAACCACATAAAGCTTCAGGAGGTAAAATGGTTTATAATAAGAAACTGAAAAAAGAAATACCTGAAGGTTGGCAAGATAAAACCATTGCAGATTGGATAGAAAAAGATAAAAGTGGAGATTGGGGTAAAGAATCAGCACAAGGTAATTATACAGAACAAGTCTCTTGTATTCGTGGTGCAGATATTAATGGTTTAAATGGTAATGGTGTAGTAAAAGCACCAGAGCGTTTTATTTTAGAAAAAAACACACATAAATTATTAGAAGAAGGAGATTTAATTATTGAAATGTCTGGAGGTAGTCCAACGCAGTCTACAGGTAGAATGGCTTTTATAACACAAGAAACTTTAGAGCGTTTTGAGAATCCATTAATCTGTTCTAATTTCTGTAAAGCAGTTACTTTAAAAGACGAAATCTATTTATATAATTTCGTGTACCAATGGCAAAGGTTATATGATGCTGGAGTATTATTTGGTTGGGAAGGAAAAACAAGTGGTATTAAAAACTTATTGTTTGAGAGCTTTGTTACTAATTATAACACAGTTTTTCCTAAAAAAGACATCGTAGAAAAGTTTTACCAAAAAATAAAACCAATACACGCTAAAAAACAAAAGAACCTAAGAGAAAACCAAAAATTAGCAGATTTAAGAGATTGGTTATTACCAATGCTAATGAATGGTCAAGTAACGGTTAAAGAAGCGAAAGAACTTATTAATCAAGCAGCAGAACCACAAGAGAATTATGGCTAA